Proteins from a single region of Paenibacillus sp. BIHB 4019:
- a CDS encoding phage holin family protein has product MNKGQALITTAGAFVVPIFEYLYGAGDAVLTAMMALLFFVAMDWISGIRAAKKDFSYASKYGIDGVFRTFFMLALPAGGHLLDLLFNLPGLFFGALTAGLLYHVIQSMVANALRAGWGAWLPLNVFESLLSWVSSELDKKINRAAERGAIANVTDNPENETQRE; this is encoded by the coding sequence ATGAACAAAGGGCAAGCCCTAATTACAACAGCGGGTGCCTTCGTTGTACCTATTTTTGAATATTTGTATGGAGCGGGTGATGCAGTGTTAACAGCGATGATGGCGTTGCTATTTTTCGTAGCAATGGATTGGATTAGTGGCATAAGGGCGGCTAAAAAGGATTTTTCATACGCAAGCAAGTATGGAATTGATGGTGTATTTCGCACATTCTTTATGCTGGCTTTGCCGGCTGGCGGTCATTTGTTAGATCTGTTGTTTAATTTGCCAGGTCTCTTTTTTGGTGCGCTAACTGCGGGGCTCCTCTATCACGTTATACAGTCGATGGTTGCGAACGCTCTTCGTGCTGGGTGGGGGGCGTGGTTGCCTTTGAATGTATTTGAGTCTCTATTATCATGGGTGAGCTCGGAGTTGGATAAAAAAATTAATCGGGCAGCAGAACGTGGGGCTATTGCAAACGTGACGGACAACCCTGAAAATGAAACACAAAGGGAATAA
- the cdiI gene encoding ribonuclease toxin immunity protein CdiI: MTTVYDDKNKFILRYEENGLEKGSVIDVLGDFVLEYDFVKVLDGFLNEYVDRRDYMGVIYSDEYNVGDEGYFGENSVLFYYGADDNYDIVSYKELYDYLQVACSFYIEKNADQKDLISESLLKIKDKYSIEE, encoded by the coding sequence ATGACTACTGTTTACGATGATAAGAATAAGTTTATTCTAAGGTACGAAGAAAACGGACTTGAAAAAGGCTCAGTCATTGATGTTCTTGGCGATTTTGTTTTGGAGTATGACTTTGTTAAGGTATTGGATGGTTTTTTAAACGAATATGTTGACAGACGAGATTATATGGGAGTTATATATTCAGATGAATACAATGTTGGAGATGAAGGTTACTTTGGCGAGAATAGTGTTTTGTTTTATTATGGTGCAGATGATAATTATGATATTGTAAGTTACAAAGAACTGTATGATTACTTGCAGGTAGCATGTAGTTTCTATATAGAAAAGAACGCAGATCAGAAAGATTTAATAAGCGAATCTTTATTAAAAATAAAAGATAAATATAGTATTGAAGAATAA
- a CDS encoding CdiA family toxin C-terminal domain-containing protein — MVTDSTIIDLFFVDFFFLVSSIHAPRAGSALNKLEAPRVTIMKAAERLSEAVGGAGKALHPIQAALKRLKGLGVNRTQALYNGQLPSNMQHELRSRTFTTSDNVNGVASHTGNELGSAKLNILSNKSMDAEQMGTEYKLMQELEENAGVIAGYKGSDASQVAAANTEGDLYFQNTNQHSSSIVPHDEKLSKGVRDSTIGVLKSSEISRPNMESIRSSSYEGTGNLIYKEGYYIEHLTGEVEKVTEWKGVSGGHNYNEFKKFFDENGKYSLEEVNKLEHPDIPGIYDLEYRMKVEIKDYTGKGTGEFKDIPKEDKPPYKKTIYDPNTISNDGIIRLGKEAMEEGIKSQRVSQLKSQKNKQIIRGFSSNGLKFEGIRNVDTGEIENFYPVLKFGEK; from the coding sequence ATGGTCACAGATTCCACCATAATTGACCTGTTTTTTGTTGACTTTTTTTTCTTGGTCAGCTCAATCCATGCTCCCCGAGCAGGCTCAGCATTAAATAAATTGGAAGCTCCCCGTGTCACTATTATGAAGGCGGCGGAGCGATTAAGCGAAGCGGTGGGAGGTGCTGGGAAAGCCCTGCATCCCATCCAAGCGGCATTGAAAAGGCTGAAGGGGCTTGGAGTGAATCGCACGCAGGCGCTTTATAACGGCCAACTACCTTCAAACATGCAGCACGAGTTGAGAAGTCGTACTTTTACTACCAGCGATAATGTGAACGGGGTTGCTTCTCATACCGGAAATGAATTAGGCTCGGCAAAATTGAATATTTTATCCAACAAATCGATGGATGCAGAGCAAATGGGTACAGAGTATAAACTAATGCAAGAGCTAGAAGAGAATGCGGGTGTTATTGCTGGTTATAAAGGTAGCGATGCTAGTCAAGTAGCTGCAGCAAATACAGAAGGAGATTTATATTTTCAAAACACGAATCAGCACTCTAGTTCAATTGTTCCCCATGATGAAAAGCTATCAAAAGGTGTGCGAGATTCGACTATTGGAGTTTTAAAAAGTTCCGAAATAAGCAGGCCGAATATGGAGAGTATTCGTAGTTCCAGTTATGAGGGGACGGGTAATCTTATATACAAAGAAGGATATTATATTGAACACTTAACTGGAGAGGTAGAAAAAGTAACAGAATGGAAGGGAGTTAGTGGTGGTCATAACTACAATGAATTTAAGAAATTTTTTGACGAAAATGGGAAGTACTCATTAGAAGAGGTGAATAAATTAGAACATCCCGACATTCCTGGTATTTATGATTTGGAATATAGAATGAAGGTCGAAATAAAAGATTATACAGGAAAAGGTACTGGTGAATTTAAGGATATACCCAAGGAAGATAAACCACCGTATAAAAAAACTATATATGATCCTAATACAATTTCTAATGACGGTATTATACGATTAGGAAAAGAGGCAATGGAGGAAGGAATAAAATCGCAAAGAGTAAGTCAATTAAAAAGTCAAAAAAACAAGCAAATAATTCGGGGTTTTTCAAGTAATGGGTTGAAGTTTGAAGGGATAAGAAATGTTGATACTGGAGAAATTGAAAACTTTTATCCGGTACTGAAATTTGGAGAAAAATAA
- a CDS encoding helix-turn-helix transcriptional regulator encodes MNLDAILGQVLKALRKKHKVSQEELAFRSTLDRTYISMLERGIHQPSLNSLITMAQIVKIKASDLVSLYEIELEKLNEHNNVNIDEDRP; translated from the coding sequence TTGAACTTAGACGCGATATTGGGACAAGTTTTAAAAGCACTTCGCAAAAAACATAAAGTTAGCCAAGAAGAGCTAGCTTTTCGCAGCACCCTTGATCGGACATACATTTCCATGCTAGAACGCGGCATTCATCAGCCCAGCCTTAATTCATTGATTACCATGGCCCAAATCGTTAAGATTAAGGCATCCGACTTGGTTAGTTTATATGAAATTGAACTGGAAAAGCTCAACGAGCACAATAATGTAAATATAGATGAAGACCGCCCGTAA
- the cdiI gene encoding ribonuclease toxin immunity protein CdiI, translated as MQEKDMLEQIHFPVIAFFYAVPSSNFMRMVEQMSVGIGTGINAADCSFPDDIEEDEERFDGVRFSVHDEEVILNYETFYYYLNLACKNYVGAFPDDRNELENYLTSIRKRYLH; from the coding sequence TTGCAGGAAAAAGATATGTTAGAACAAATTCATTTTCCAGTAATCGCTTTTTTTTATGCTGTTCCTAGTTCAAATTTTATGAGGATGGTTGAGCAAATGTCAGTAGGCATTGGCACTGGAATAAATGCGGCAGATTGTTCATTTCCAGATGATATTGAAGAAGATGAGGAGAGGTTTGATGGTGTCAGGTTCTCTGTACATGATGAAGAAGTAATTTTAAACTATGAGACATTTTATTATTATCTAAATCTGGCATGCAAAAACTATGTAGGTGCATTTCCTGATGACCGTAATGAGCTGGAGAACTATTTGACTAGTATTAGGAAACGATATTTGCATTAG
- a CDS encoding glycoside hydrolase family 3 C-terminal domain-containing protein — protein sequence MSTQSIGVPLEGFAEFSRTVAAEGAVLLKNEGQVLPFKDGDNVAVFGRTQVNYYRSGTGSGGSVHVTYTTNLLGGLRSKKNAAVNEALAAVYEKWIEENPFDNGGGGWAAEPWHQKEMPLTDVLVSEARRKSNKAIVVIGRTAGEDQDNADEAGSYQLTADEKAMLKQVTAYFEQTVVVLNVSNIIDMSWLNDESYAHPIAGVIYSWQGGMEGGNAIADVLAGDVTPSGKLTDTIAYSINDYPSTRNYGNEFKNVYEEDIYVGYRYFETFCPDKVQFEFGYGISYTSFDIKPEDAKLTTKAGETYIEIDVNVTNTGTAYAGKEVVQVYYEAPQGKLGQPAKALVTFGKTKSLQPGESQRLTVSFPVSAMASYDDAGVTGHSSAYVLEAGTYRFYVGTSVKKVAEVAVEGQNGYVVEALQVVEQLQEAMAPTESFTRMKPGDRKQDGSYELSSAEVPQRKISMAERIETNLPATLAQTGNQGHTLRDVFEGKVGMETFIAQLSDQDLAAIVRGEGMSSPLVTSGTASAFGGVSDQLFNYGIPVACTADGPSGIRMDSGQKATQVAIGTLLAATWNTELVEELYVMEGQELLRNNIDTLLGPGLNIRRSPLNGRNFEYFSEDPLISGMFAAACTKGIMKGGSNSTLKHFACNNQEKHRSKVDAVVSERALREIYLKGFEIAVKQGGANSIMTSYNPINGHWAASNYDLNTTLLRGEWGFTGIVMTDWWAIMNDVVGGGPADRKLTNWMVRAQNDLYMVVPNYGAEINGWDDNTIESLENGTLTRGELQRSAINICTFIMNAPVFSRKHEIVETVEAFKANASLAAAASPEQVQALSQNAQVKPSALESAFMQVDQAGQYRIIVSIMSPETELAQSACNVTLNDQLMTTIQTNGTEGKWIKQKLVKVELEAGFYELKLEFIKPGLQIEWIEFKQV from the coding sequence TTGAGTACACAAAGTATTGGAGTTCCATTAGAAGGTTTTGCAGAGTTTAGCCGGACGGTAGCTGCAGAGGGCGCCGTATTATTGAAAAATGAAGGTCAGGTGCTTCCGTTTAAGGATGGCGACAACGTTGCTGTTTTTGGCAGAACCCAGGTTAACTATTATCGCAGCGGTACCGGTTCGGGCGGCAGCGTTCATGTTACTTATACAACAAATCTGCTAGGCGGGCTTCGCAGCAAGAAGAATGCTGCTGTCAATGAAGCGCTAGCTGCTGTCTATGAGAAATGGATTGAGGAAAATCCATTCGACAACGGCGGTGGCGGCTGGGCAGCTGAGCCATGGCATCAGAAGGAAATGCCTTTAACGGATGTACTGGTGTCGGAAGCGAGAAGGAAGTCGAACAAGGCAATCGTGGTCATCGGGCGCACCGCAGGGGAAGATCAAGACAATGCCGATGAAGCAGGAAGCTATCAATTAACGGCGGATGAGAAAGCGATGCTGAAGCAGGTGACGGCTTATTTTGAGCAAACCGTTGTTGTGCTCAATGTATCGAACATTATAGATATGAGCTGGCTGAACGATGAAAGCTACGCGCATCCTATTGCAGGTGTCATCTACTCCTGGCAGGGCGGCATGGAAGGCGGCAATGCGATCGCCGATGTTCTGGCTGGTGATGTAACGCCAAGCGGCAAATTGACGGATACAATCGCTTATTCCATCAACGATTATCCATCGACTCGCAATTACGGCAATGAATTTAAAAACGTCTACGAGGAAGATATCTATGTGGGATATCGTTATTTTGAGACGTTTTGTCCGGATAAGGTTCAGTTTGAGTTCGGCTACGGTATCTCGTATACTTCATTCGACATCAAGCCGGAGGATGCCAAGCTGACTACCAAAGCAGGCGAAACATACATTGAAATCGACGTCAACGTAACGAATACGGGAACTGCCTATGCGGGCAAAGAAGTGGTGCAGGTTTACTACGAAGCGCCGCAAGGCAAGCTGGGTCAGCCGGCTAAAGCGCTGGTCACATTCGGGAAAACTAAATCGCTTCAGCCGGGCGAATCGCAGCGCCTTACGGTGAGCTTCCCTGTTTCTGCTATGGCTTCCTATGATGACGCTGGTGTGACGGGACATTCTTCCGCTTATGTGCTGGAAGCGGGCACTTACCGTTTTTATGTAGGAACGAGTGTGAAAAAGGTGGCAGAAGTAGCTGTCGAGGGTCAAAACGGCTACGTCGTGGAGGCACTTCAAGTCGTAGAGCAGCTGCAAGAAGCGATGGCGCCAACGGAAAGCTTTACGAGAATGAAGCCAGGCGATCGCAAGCAAGACGGATCTTATGAGCTTAGCTCCGCAGAGGTGCCGCAGCGGAAGATTTCTATGGCGGAACGGATTGAGACCAATCTTCCTGCAACGCTAGCGCAGACAGGCAATCAGGGACATACGTTAAGGGATGTTTTTGAGGGTAAAGTCGGCATGGAAACGTTCATTGCGCAGCTTAGCGATCAGGATTTGGCGGCAATCGTCAGGGGCGAGGGCATGAGCAGCCCGCTCGTTACATCGGGAACGGCTTCGGCTTTCGGCGGAGTCAGCGACCAGCTGTTCAACTATGGCATTCCTGTTGCTTGTACAGCAGACGGCCCGTCTGGCATTCGGATGGATAGCGGTCAGAAGGCGACTCAGGTCGCAATCGGCACCTTGCTCGCGGCAACGTGGAATACGGAGCTGGTTGAAGAGCTGTATGTAATGGAAGGCCAGGAGCTATTAAGAAACAACATCGATACGCTGCTCGGACCGGGTCTGAATATTCGCCGCAGTCCGCTTAATGGACGGAACTTTGAATATTTTTCGGAGGATCCATTGATTTCGGGGATGTTTGCGGCAGCATGTACGAAAGGAATTATGAAAGGCGGCTCTAACTCGACGCTGAAGCATTTTGCCTGCAACAATCAGGAAAAGCATCGCAGTAAAGTAGATGCGGTCGTCTCTGAACGCGCTCTTCGGGAGATATATTTGAAAGGCTTTGAAATCGCCGTGAAGCAGGGCGGCGCGAATTCGATTATGACCTCCTATAATCCGATTAACGGACATTGGGCCGCTTCCAACTATGACCTGAATACGACGCTTCTTCGCGGCGAATGGGGCTTTACAGGCATCGTGATGACGGATTGGTGGGCGATTATGAACGATGTCGTGGGTGGCGGCCCAGCGGATCGCAAATTAACGAACTGGATGGTTCGTGCGCAGAACGATTTGTATATGGTGGTGCCGAATTACGGTGCGGAAATCAATGGCTGGGACGACAATACGATCGAATCGCTTGAAAATGGCACGTTGACCCGCGGCGAATTGCAGCGCTCTGCCATAAATATTTGCACGTTCATCATGAACGCGCCGGTATTTTCGAGAAAACACGAAATCGTAGAGACGGTTGAAGCGTTCAAGGCAAATGCTTCGCTTGCAGCAGCTGCTTCTCCGGAGCAAGTGCAAGCACTTTCCCAAAATGCGCAGGTGAAGCCTTCTGCGCTCGAATCGGCCTTTATGCAGGTGGATCAAGCTGGGCAATACCGGATCATTGTCAGCATTATGTCCCCAGAGACGGAGCTGGCTCAAAGCGCTTGTAATGTAACGCTGAACGATCAACTGATGACGACCATTCAAACGAATGGAACCGAAGGCAAATGGATCAAACAGAAGCTTGTGAAGGTCGAGCTCGAAGCCGGCTTCTATGAGCTGAAGCTGGAATTCATCAAGCCGGGCTTGCAGATAGAGTGGATTGAGTTTAAACAGGTGTAG
- a CDS encoding sugar phosphate isomerase/epimerase family protein, whose product MKLTNKIGVIVDSFGLGVREGLVKAKEVGAEGVQIYAVKGEMDPENLSPAARKELRSYIESLGLEISALVGDLGGHGFGVEEDNRWKVEKSKRIVDLALDLGTTIVTTHIGIAPHDSSSAAFHTMHTACEELGQYAKSVGAYFAIETGPETAADLKAFLDTLSTNGVSVNFDPANMVMVTGDDPVQGVHLLKDYIVHTHVKDGVRLKEVDPRDVYGAVGYAPMDHEKIAEMVSSGLFFREVPLGEGGVDFNRYFQALQDIGYTGYLTIEREVGTQPELDIRKAVDFIRKYR is encoded by the coding sequence ATGAAACTAACGAATAAAATAGGCGTAATCGTAGACAGCTTCGGGCTGGGCGTGCGAGAGGGATTGGTGAAAGCCAAGGAGGTCGGCGCGGAAGGCGTGCAAATTTATGCGGTGAAGGGGGAAATGGACCCGGAAAATTTGTCGCCTGCGGCACGCAAGGAGTTAAGAAGCTACATAGAATCGCTCGGCTTGGAAATTTCTGCGCTGGTCGGCGATTTAGGCGGTCATGGCTTCGGGGTAGAGGAGGATAATCGCTGGAAAGTGGAAAAATCAAAGCGTATCGTCGATTTGGCGCTGGATCTCGGCACGACGATTGTGACGACGCATATTGGCATCGCGCCGCACGATTCGTCCTCCGCTGCATTTCATACGATGCATACCGCATGCGAGGAGCTGGGCCAATATGCCAAAAGCGTCGGAGCCTACTTCGCCATTGAGACTGGTCCCGAAACGGCGGCGGACTTAAAAGCGTTTCTCGACACCTTGTCGACGAACGGCGTATCGGTTAATTTTGACCCGGCAAATATGGTCATGGTGACGGGCGATGATCCGGTGCAAGGCGTTCATCTATTGAAGGATTATATTGTCCATACCCATGTGAAGGATGGCGTTCGCCTTAAGGAGGTTGATCCGAGAGACGTATACGGAGCGGTCGGGTATGCGCCTATGGATCATGAGAAAATCGCAGAGATGGTTTCCTCCGGCTTGTTTTTCCGCGAAGTTCCGCTTGGAGAGGGCGGAGTCGATTTTAATCGCTATTTTCAGGCGCTGCAGGACATTGGGTATACCGGTTATTTGACGATTGAGCGCGAGGTAGGCACGCAGCCGGAGCTGGATATTCGTAAAGCCGTTGATTTTATTCGCAAATACAGGTAG
- a CDS encoding glycoside hydrolase family 125 protein, with the protein MERFKLPKVKLPQMVLPESIMKVLEEAEVKLAHRPKLQQQFRNCFPNTLETTTKLMDDGTTFVITGDIPAMWLRDSVEQLIHYVPFAKEDEALQRLISGLIKRHMAYIAIDPYANAFNETANHWHWDANDDTEMSPWVWERKFELDSLCFSIRLSYRYWKETGLTDIFDEQFKQALRSIVNVWKTEQRHAERSAYRFKRSNCPAIDTLRNDGLGMPVNYTGMVWSGFRPSDDACELHYNIPANMFAAVSLAQMQEMARWVFRDEAFVREMAILEEEIRHGIQLYGMYNHPVYGRMYAYETDGFGNYCLLDDAGTPSLLSIPYIGYTDVHDPIYQNTRRFILSRDNPYYYEGTAAKGIGSPHTPPGYIWPMALSMQGLTAASDEEMLAIIQVLEATDADTGFMHEGFHADDPHQFTRPWFAWSNSLFSQLVYKAMAKGILEPKQ; encoded by the coding sequence ATGGAACGATTTAAGCTGCCGAAGGTAAAGCTGCCGCAAATGGTGCTGCCAGAATCCATAATGAAGGTGCTCGAGGAAGCGGAGGTCAAGCTGGCCCATCGCCCGAAGCTCCAACAGCAATTTCGCAATTGTTTCCCCAATACGCTGGAAACGACAACGAAGCTGATGGACGACGGTACGACCTTTGTCATTACGGGCGATATTCCGGCGATGTGGCTGCGGGATTCAGTGGAGCAGCTCATTCATTACGTGCCTTTTGCCAAAGAGGATGAAGCATTGCAGCGGCTCATTTCAGGACTAATTAAGCGTCATATGGCGTATATTGCGATTGATCCATACGCCAATGCTTTTAATGAAACGGCCAATCATTGGCATTGGGATGCGAATGACGATACGGAAATGTCCCCTTGGGTATGGGAGCGGAAATTCGAGCTGGATTCGCTATGCTTTTCAATACGTCTCTCCTATAGGTATTGGAAGGAAACAGGGCTCACTGATATTTTCGACGAGCAGTTCAAACAAGCGCTGCGTTCTATTGTGAACGTATGGAAAACAGAGCAGCGCCATGCCGAGCGATCGGCGTACCGGTTCAAACGCTCCAACTGCCCAGCCATAGACACGCTGCGCAATGATGGGCTTGGAATGCCTGTCAATTATACGGGCATGGTGTGGTCAGGCTTTCGTCCAAGCGACGACGCTTGCGAGCTGCATTACAATATTCCGGCGAATATGTTCGCCGCTGTCTCGCTCGCTCAAATGCAGGAGATGGCTAGATGGGTGTTCCGCGACGAAGCGTTTGTGCGGGAAATGGCCATTTTGGAGGAAGAGATCCGTCATGGCATACAGCTCTATGGGATGTACAATCACCCGGTGTATGGCAGAATGTACGCTTATGAAACGGATGGCTTCGGCAATTACTGCCTATTGGATGATGCGGGTACGCCGAGCTTGCTCTCCATTCCGTACATTGGCTACACCGATGTTCATGATCCTATTTACCAAAACACAAGGCGCTTCATCCTGAGCCGAGACAATCCTTATTATTATGAAGGAACAGCTGCTAAAGGAATCGGAAGCCCCCATACGCCGCCGGGATATATTTGGCCTATGGCTTTATCGATGCAGGGGCTGACAGCCGCGAGCGATGAGGAAATGCTTGCTATCATTCAGGTGCTGGAAGCGACGGATGCTGATACGGGCTTTATGCATGAAGGCTTTCATGCCGACGATCCCCACCAGTTTACCCGTCCATGGTTCGCATGGTCGAACAGCCTGTTCTCACAGCTTGTTTACAAGGCGATGGCAAAGGGGATTTTGGAACCGAAGCAGTAA